The Cellulomonas fulva genome includes a window with the following:
- a CDS encoding amino acid deaminase/aldolase, with amino-acid sequence MTLGARLDAATGHLPAPLAVVDLDALEANAADLVVRAAGTPVRVASKSVRVRSVLERVLATPGFAGVMAYSLREAVWLARQGVRDVLVGYPSVDTGALDELAADPAAAAAVTLMVDDLAQVDLAAKAAVAHGTLLRVCLDVDASLRIALGPLRAHLGVRRSPVHTPQEVGDLAEAIARRDGIVVRGLMFYEAQVAGMPDSSAAVRAVKRLSVRDLATRRALCVDAVTQAVGHRLELVNSGGSGSVQTSVGDPTVTEVTAGSGLFVPTLFDDYRSFEPRPAAYFGLDVVRVPAPGLATAFGGGYVASGPATASRQPRPVWPAGLALTPREGAGEVQTPLRLRDRADLRVGDRVWFRHAKSGEVMERFADVHLVRGEAVEATVPTYRGEGLCFG; translated from the coding sequence ATGACGCTCGGAGCCCGGCTCGACGCCGCCACGGGGCACCTGCCCGCACCGCTCGCCGTCGTGGACCTCGACGCGCTCGAGGCCAACGCGGCCGACCTCGTCGTGCGTGCCGCCGGGACCCCGGTGCGGGTGGCCAGCAAGTCCGTGCGGGTCCGCTCGGTGCTCGAGCGCGTGCTGGCGACGCCGGGCTTCGCGGGCGTGATGGCCTACTCGCTGCGGGAGGCGGTCTGGCTCGCGCGGCAGGGGGTGCGGGACGTCCTCGTCGGGTACCCGTCCGTGGACACGGGAGCGCTCGACGAGCTCGCGGCGGACCCGGCGGCGGCCGCGGCCGTGACGCTCATGGTCGACGACCTCGCGCAGGTGGACCTCGCGGCCAAGGCCGCCGTCGCGCACGGCACGCTGCTGCGCGTGTGCCTGGACGTCGACGCGTCCCTGCGCATCGCGCTCGGGCCGCTGCGCGCCCACCTGGGGGTGCGCCGCTCGCCGGTGCACACGCCGCAGGAGGTCGGCGACCTGGCCGAGGCGATCGCGCGCCGCGACGGCATCGTCGTGCGCGGGCTGATGTTCTACGAGGCGCAGGTGGCGGGCATGCCGGACTCGAGCGCCGCCGTGCGCGCGGTCAAGCGCCTGTCGGTGCGGGACCTGGCCACCCGGCGCGCGCTGTGCGTCGACGCGGTGACCCAGGCCGTCGGCCACCGGCTCGAGCTGGTGAACTCGGGCGGCTCGGGGTCGGTGCAGACGTCGGTCGGCGACCCGACGGTGACCGAGGTGACCGCGGGCTCCGGCCTCTTCGTGCCCACGCTGTTCGACGACTACCGCTCGTTCGAGCCCCGGCCCGCCGCGTACTTCGGGCTCGACGTCGTGCGCGTGCCGGCGCCCGGGCTCGCGACCGCGTTCGGCGGCGGGTACGTCGCGTCCGGCCCGGCCACCGCGTCGCGGCAGCCGCGGCCGGTGTGGCCCGCAGGGCTCGCGCTGACGCCGCGCGAGGGCGCGGGCGAGGTGCAGACGCCGCTGCGGCTGCGGGACCGGGCCGACCTGCGCGTCGGTGACCGGGTGTGGTTCCGGCACGCGAAGTCGGGCGAGGTCATGGAGCGGTTCGCCGACGTGCACCTGGTGCGCGGGGAGGCCGTGGAGGCGACCGTGCCGACGTACCGGGGCGAGGGGCTCTGCTTCGGCTGA
- the rlmB gene encoding 23S rRNA (guanosine(2251)-2'-O)-methyltransferase RlmB: MAGNSQRRGATRKTGSKKGASTGTGGHSRRALEGKGPTPKAEDRVYHVAHKRKVAAEKSGGRPSGGRGSSGGRPAGLKGGRKSSTHEIVSGRNSVLEALRVGVPIATVYLATRLEADDRTREIISIAADAGYPLLEVTRTELDRLTDGSVHQGVAIQVPPYAYADDEDLLDRAAAAGTSPLVVALDGVTDPRNLGAVLRSAGAFGAHGLLVPERRSAGVTAAAWKVSAGAAARVPVARVTNLARTLQEWKKAGVFVVGLDGGGDVAIGDLPYATDPLVLVVGSEGKGISRLVREQCDAIASIPIGGDVESLNAGVAAGIALYEVAARRA; encoded by the coding sequence ATGGCCGGCAACTCCCAGCGTCGCGGTGCGACGCGCAAGACGGGCTCGAAGAAGGGCGCCTCCACGGGCACGGGCGGGCACAGCCGCCGCGCGCTCGAGGGCAAGGGCCCGACGCCCAAGGCCGAGGACCGCGTCTACCACGTCGCCCACAAGCGCAAGGTCGCCGCGGAGAAGTCCGGCGGCCGGCCCTCGGGCGGGCGGGGCTCCTCGGGCGGGCGGCCCGCCGGGCTCAAGGGCGGCCGCAAGTCCTCGACGCACGAGATCGTGTCCGGGCGGAACTCGGTGCTCGAGGCGCTGCGCGTCGGCGTGCCGATCGCCACGGTCTACCTCGCGACCCGGCTCGAGGCCGACGACCGCACGCGCGAGATCATCTCGATCGCGGCCGACGCGGGCTACCCGCTGCTCGAGGTGACCCGCACCGAGCTCGACCGGCTCACGGACGGCTCGGTGCACCAGGGCGTCGCGATCCAGGTGCCGCCGTACGCGTACGCCGACGACGAGGACCTGCTGGACCGCGCGGCGGCGGCCGGCACGAGCCCGCTCGTCGTCGCCCTGGACGGGGTCACCGACCCCCGCAACCTCGGCGCGGTGCTCCGTTCGGCCGGCGCGTTCGGTGCGCACGGGCTGCTGGTGCCGGAGCGTCGCTCGGCCGGCGTCACGGCCGCCGCGTGGAAGGTCTCCGCGGGAGCCGCGGCGCGGGTGCCGGTCGCGCGCGTCACCAACCTGGCCCGCACGCTGCAGGAGTGGAAGAAGGCCGGCGTCTTCGTCGTCGGGCTCGACGGCGGCGGCGACGTGGCCATCGGCGACCTGCCGTACGCGACCGACCCGCTCGTGCTCGTCGTGGGCTCGGAGGGCAAGGGCATCTCGCGGCTGGTGCGCGAGCAGTGCGACGCGATCGCCTCGATCCCGATCGGCGGCGACGTCGAGTCGCTCAACGCCGGCGTCGCCGCGGGGATCGCGCTCTACGAGGTCGCCGCTCGTCGTGCCTGA
- the cysS gene encoding cysteine--tRNA ligase → MTLRLYDTATRTVRDFTPRTAGEVGVYLCGATVQAPPHVGHVRSGVAFDVLVRWLRRQGLRVTLVRNVTDIDDKILAKSAAAGEPWWAWAMANERAFTRAYDALGVLPPTYEPRATGHVPAMVDLMRTLVDAGHAYVAAEGDVYFDVRSFPGYGALTNQPVDDMVPAPDDAPVGGAKRDVHDFALWKAAKPGEPPTASWDTPFGRGRPGWHLECSAMAVRYLGPEFDIHGGGLDLRFPHHENELAQSHAAGQQFARFWLHNGWVTQGGAKMSKSLGNGLLVDVVLQQARAAVVRYALTAVQYRSMLEWSEDTLREAEATWDRLSGFVTRAAEQVGTASDEEVAAAELPADFVAAMDDDLNVPAALAVVHETLRAGNTALAAGDPAAARAAMVTLRSMLDVLGLDPGSAQWRSRAADERYASALEAVVAGELEARAAARAARDFATSDAIRDRLAAAGIVVEDSPTGARWTLAPRSED, encoded by the coding sequence GTGACCCTGCGCCTGTACGACACCGCGACCCGCACGGTGCGCGACTTCACGCCGCGCACGGCGGGTGAGGTCGGCGTCTACCTGTGCGGCGCCACGGTGCAGGCGCCGCCGCACGTGGGCCACGTCCGGTCGGGCGTCGCGTTCGACGTCCTGGTCCGCTGGCTGCGCCGCCAGGGCCTGCGCGTGACGCTGGTCCGCAACGTCACCGACATCGACGACAAGATCCTGGCGAAGTCCGCGGCCGCCGGGGAGCCGTGGTGGGCCTGGGCGATGGCGAACGAGCGCGCGTTCACGCGCGCGTACGACGCGCTGGGCGTCCTGCCGCCGACGTACGAGCCGCGAGCGACCGGGCACGTCCCCGCGATGGTCGACCTGATGCGCACCCTCGTCGACGCGGGCCACGCGTACGTCGCGGCCGAGGGCGACGTGTACTTCGACGTCCGCTCCTTCCCGGGATACGGCGCGCTGACCAACCAGCCGGTCGACGACATGGTGCCCGCACCCGACGACGCGCCGGTGGGCGGCGCCAAGCGCGACGTGCACGACTTCGCGCTCTGGAAGGCCGCGAAGCCCGGCGAGCCGCCCACGGCGAGCTGGGACACCCCGTTCGGCCGCGGCCGCCCGGGCTGGCACCTCGAGTGCTCGGCGATGGCGGTGCGGTACCTGGGCCCGGAGTTCGACATCCACGGCGGCGGGCTCGACCTGCGGTTCCCGCACCACGAGAACGAGCTCGCGCAGTCGCACGCGGCGGGCCAGCAGTTCGCGCGGTTCTGGCTGCACAACGGCTGGGTCACGCAGGGCGGCGCCAAGATGAGCAAGTCCCTGGGCAACGGCCTGCTGGTCGACGTGGTGCTGCAGCAGGCGCGCGCCGCGGTGGTCCGCTACGCGCTGACCGCGGTGCAGTACCGCTCGATGCTCGAGTGGAGCGAGGACACGCTACGCGAGGCCGAGGCCACGTGGGACCGGCTGTCCGGGTTCGTCACGCGCGCCGCCGAGCAGGTGGGGACCGCGTCCGACGAGGAGGTCGCGGCAGCCGAGCTGCCCGCGGACTTCGTCGCGGCGATGGACGACGACCTCAACGTGCCCGCCGCGCTCGCGGTGGTGCACGAGACGCTGCGCGCGGGGAACACGGCGCTCGCCGCCGGCGACCCGGCGGCCGCGCGCGCCGCGATGGTGACGCTCCGGTCGATGCTCGACGTGCTGGGCCTCGACCCCGGCTCGGCGCAGTGGCGCTCGCGCGCCGCCGACGAGCGGTACGCGTCCGCGCTCGAGGCGGTCGTCGCCGGCGAGCTCGAGGCGCGCGCCGCGGCGCGCGCCGCACGTGACTTCGCGACGTCCGACGCGATCCGCGACCGCCTGGCGGCCGCGGGCATCGTCGTCGAGGACTCGCCCACCGGCGCGCGCTGGACGCTCGCCCCCCGATCGGAGGACTGA